From a single Ignavibacteria bacterium genomic region:
- a CDS encoding ParB N-terminal domain-containing protein has protein sequence MKFIEQYPIKDLRPADYNPRKIAPGSFERLKESISRYGVVKPVILNGNGVLTAGHQRIKAMKALGMKTVPAIMLRDISLHDEIKFNLFHNSIETNKSYAKILNADQLPFGYSFVEFDNYEVGENLNSTIVKSINDLYIRYGNWGSVVCDEEGRVILNSDYVLGMARFKEKVLVYKVHGDGLDLCKLLNENYGNYCYDALDIKPWVQHHCQMSRVKNDEKEALRSTLYETHVLPYLKKHHTTVDFGAGKMAYVKFLQGKGFRIVGYEPYFKKTNSEILISKVVADIESVYQSLVKFGLFDVVILDSVINSVTSLDYERFVMTTCNALMHPDGTFFMATRCKESADSRYKLTKSTSKGRIIEFLDENNFSATFRQKVWTMQKFHSKESFLILVGTYFDTMEYSGSSSQHYAVAKGPKQFPEEAYREALEVEFNMEYPDGFKHNKHQKLVDLLIKLVRERYATDNS, from the coding sequence ATGAAATTCATAGAGCAATACCCAATCAAAGATCTCCGACCTGCAGACTACAACCCTCGAAAGATCGCGCCCGGGAGCTTCGAACGGCTGAAGGAATCGATCTCACGATACGGAGTGGTTAAACCTGTAATCCTGAATGGGAACGGCGTTCTTACTGCCGGTCACCAGCGAATTAAAGCCATGAAAGCTTTGGGAATGAAGACGGTCCCTGCGATCATGTTGCGTGACATCTCCCTTCATGACGAGATCAAATTCAACTTGTTTCACAACTCCATCGAGACCAACAAGAGCTACGCGAAGATACTTAATGCTGATCAGCTTCCTTTTGGTTACAGCTTTGTGGAGTTTGACAATTATGAAGTGGGCGAAAACCTGAATTCAACAATCGTGAAAAGCATTAACGATCTCTATATCAGATACGGAAACTGGGGTTCTGTCGTCTGTGATGAGGAAGGAAGGGTAATTCTCAATTCGGATTATGTCCTCGGTATGGCCCGGTTCAAAGAAAAGGTGCTGGTTTACAAAGTTCACGGTGACGGTCTGGATCTGTGCAAGTTGCTGAATGAGAATTACGGCAACTATTGCTATGATGCTCTCGACATAAAACCATGGGTGCAACATCATTGCCAAATGAGTAGGGTCAAGAACGACGAGAAAGAAGCTCTGCGTTCTACTTTGTACGAAACTCATGTACTTCCCTATCTCAAAAAACATCATACGACCGTTGACTTTGGTGCCGGTAAGATGGCGTATGTGAAGTTCTTGCAAGGGAAAGGATTTCGTATTGTCGGTTATGAACCTTACTTCAAAAAGACCAATTCAGAAATCCTGATCTCAAAAGTTGTTGCTGATATTGAGAGCGTTTATCAGTCACTGGTAAAGTTCGGTTTGTTTGATGTGGTGATACTTGACAGTGTGATCAACTCCGTAACTTCCCTTGATTATGAGCGATTTGTGATGACCACCTGCAATGCTTTAATGCATCCCGACGGGACTTTCTTCATGGCGACCAGGTGTAAAGAATCTGCGGACAGCCGGTATAAACTGACAAAAAGCACTTCGAAAGGGCGCATCATTGAGTTCCTTGACGAGAACAATTTCTCAGCCACATTCCGCCAAAAAGTGTGGACTATGCAGAAGTTCCACAGTAAGGAATCCTTCCTTATATTAGTTGGAACTTATTTCGACACCATGGAATATTCCGGGAGCAGTAGTCAGCATTACGCCGTTGCCAAGGGTCCGAAACAGTTTCCAGAGGAAGCTTACAGAGAGGCATTGGAAGTGGAATTCAATATGGAATATCCTGATGGATTCAAACACAACAAACATCAAAAATTAGTAGATTTACTAATTAAATTAGTAAGGGAGCGATATGCAACCGACAATTCTTGA
- a CDS encoding VRR-NUC domain-containing protein: MKKKTDKNQKEIVTVLRQVGADVLDLSAVGGGCPDLVVAWRGENIFVEVKNPKTYGKLRESQKEFFERWRGKKIVVYTVDEALEKLGILQ, encoded by the coding sequence TTGAAGAAGAAAACAGATAAAAATCAGAAGGAAATTGTTACGGTCTTAAGACAGGTCGGAGCCGATGTTTTGGATCTTTCTGCTGTAGGTGGCGGGTGTCCTGATCTGGTGGTAGCATGGAGAGGTGAGAACATTTTTGTAGAGGTAAAGAACCCCAAGACATACGGCAAATTGAGAGAGAGTCAGAAGGAGTTTTTTGAACGATGGAGAGGAAAAAAGATCGTGGTTTATACCGTTGATGAAGCACTCGAAAAGTTAGGAATCCTGCAATGA
- a CDS encoding DUF4373 domain-containing protein has translation MARPIKEGADYFSHDVDASADPKLEAIEAVYGNDGYAVYFKLLEKIYRSSDYSISLRLPNIYIILAKRCNVTEKRFREILNFAFELNLFSKEEEEQNKRITSTGIIKRAGKITEEREKKRRFFLEKQREKQEEKHREKSGENKDETQGETTQSKVKESKEKKSNIYNNPLTPLEGGTVTPQKDDAKPDWNTTLLKIFQEEFEVSRGFPYALTSYKGKEAKEINDVYRKYLQMKESMGIIPNTEQALQDMRNFCRISMNIKDKWIYDNMSPGVLSTKFTTIATMMKENRNGTHQRSNLTDADIADVIRATGLQ, from the coding sequence ATGGCACGACCAATCAAGGAAGGAGCAGATTATTTTTCGCACGATGTAGATGCAAGCGCAGACCCTAAGCTGGAAGCTATTGAAGCTGTCTATGGAAATGACGGGTACGCAGTTTACTTCAAATTGCTCGAAAAAATCTACCGAAGTTCGGATTATAGCATTAGTCTGAGACTCCCAAATATCTACATAATCCTTGCAAAAAGGTGCAATGTGACAGAAAAACGATTCAGGGAGATACTAAACTTCGCATTTGAGTTGAATCTATTCAGTAAGGAAGAAGAGGAGCAAAATAAGAGAATAACCAGTACAGGTATCATCAAAAGAGCAGGAAAAATAACCGAAGAACGGGAGAAAAAAAGGAGGTTTTTCCTGGAAAAACAGAGGGAGAAACAGGAGGAGAAACACAGGGAGAAATCAGGGGAAAACAAAGATGAAACACAAGGAGAAACTACACAAAGTAAAGTAAAGGAAAGTAAAGAAAAGAAAAGCAATATATATAATAACCCCCTAACCCCCTTAGAAGGGGGAACAGTGACGCCACAAAAAGATGATGCCAAACCTGACTGGAATACTACCCTGCTAAAGATATTTCAGGAAGAGTTTGAAGTATCTCGAGGATTCCCCTATGCACTAACCAGCTACAAAGGAAAAGAGGCAAAAGAGATCAACGATGTTTACAGGAAATACCTGCAGATGAAAGAATCAATGGGAATTATCCCGAACACAGAGCAGGCACTTCAGGACATGAGAAACTTTTGCAGAATCTCAATGAACATCAAAGACAAATGGATCTACGACAACATGAGTCCCGGAGTTCTATCAACAAAATTCACAACTATCGCAACAATGATGAAAGAGAATCGAAATGGAACACATCAAAGATCAAATCTCACAGATGCAGATATTGCCGATGTTATCAGAGCAACAGGATTGCAATGA
- a CDS encoding DEAD/DEAH box helicase, whose protein sequence is MRSISNSFQLRTWQAKAKELVKVRINAGKRDFLCVATPGGGKTNLALAFARESLETGYVHRVVIVVPTEHLKKQWAQNAALNFGIDLDPYFKNDAMREAPDYDGVVITYAQLGKDPQVHKYNTERVSTLAIFDEVHHAGDSLSWGQGVLIGFENAKFRLEMSGTPFRCDDAKIPFITYENEVSKADYEYSYEQAMLDNVCRPVYFPAYDGKMKYKVGMEIFEHSFTDRIEKDLVSKRLKTALATGGGWLRQVISEAHAKLVEIRKGEHPNAGGLIFAINQKHAKDIQKVVHAVTGTIPEIVISEDTDGSRRIEGFTNSYEPWIVCVKMISEGVDIPRLRVGVYATNVKAELFFRQAVGRFVRMIQGIRQQEAYIYIPMDPDITKMAKEIQEEREHSLAEAERTANTDLFGNPISDYIPARQGKFIPLSSEALQATVYQTSVEIGSGAKMSVVQQTEQTIYEQKRRLKERINSIAKNLALKDAREMRLERPDFPRYHRMWIDNGGKNIELETLPELEKRLNWLLRQQN, encoded by the coding sequence ATGAGAAGCATATCTAATTCCTTTCAACTTCGCACTTGGCAGGCCAAGGCAAAGGAGCTGGTTAAGGTCCGTATTAATGCCGGTAAAAGGGACTTCCTCTGTGTGGCTACACCTGGTGGAGGAAAGACGAACCTTGCACTTGCATTTGCCCGCGAATCACTCGAAACAGGCTATGTTCACAGGGTTGTAATCGTGGTTCCGACAGAGCACTTGAAAAAACAGTGGGCACAGAATGCAGCTCTGAATTTCGGAATCGATCTCGATCCTTATTTCAAAAACGATGCGATGCGAGAAGCCCCAGACTATGACGGGGTGGTTATCACATACGCTCAGTTGGGAAAAGATCCGCAGGTTCACAAATACAACACGGAAAGAGTAAGCACCTTGGCAATCTTTGACGAAGTGCATCATGCCGGTGATTCACTCAGCTGGGGACAGGGAGTGTTAATCGGATTCGAGAATGCAAAATTCAGACTCGAGATGAGCGGCACACCTTTCAGATGTGACGACGCGAAGATCCCTTTTATCACCTATGAGAATGAAGTGAGCAAAGCTGACTACGAGTACAGTTATGAACAGGCGATGTTGGACAATGTTTGCAGACCGGTTTACTTCCCTGCTTATGACGGTAAGATGAAATACAAAGTTGGGATGGAAATATTCGAGCACTCATTCACTGACAGAATAGAAAAGGATCTCGTATCGAAACGGTTAAAAACGGCGCTTGCGACTGGTGGTGGGTGGCTAAGGCAAGTGATCAGCGAGGCACACGCCAAACTGGTGGAGATTCGCAAAGGTGAACACCCGAATGCCGGTGGTTTAATCTTCGCCATTAATCAGAAACATGCCAAGGACATTCAGAAAGTGGTTCACGCAGTCACCGGAACAATCCCAGAAATTGTGATCAGTGAGGACACTGACGGATCCAGAAGGATTGAAGGATTCACAAACAGTTATGAACCTTGGATTGTCTGTGTAAAAATGATTTCAGAGGGCGTGGATATTCCACGATTGAGAGTCGGAGTTTACGCTACGAATGTGAAAGCTGAGCTATTCTTTAGACAGGCAGTAGGTCGCTTTGTCAGGATGATTCAGGGAATCCGTCAGCAGGAAGCATACATTTACATCCCCATGGATCCGGACATTACCAAGATGGCGAAGGAGATCCAAGAGGAACGAGAACACAGCCTTGCCGAAGCAGAGAGAACGGCCAACACAGACCTATTCGGCAATCCAATCAGTGACTACATACCTGCCAGACAAGGAAAATTCATTCCTCTTTCATCAGAAGCATTGCAAGCAACGGTTTACCAGACCTCGGTAGAAATCGGGTCAGGTGCAAAAATGAGTGTGGTACAACAGACGGAACAAACCATATACGAACAAAAGAGAAGGTTAAAGGAACGGATTAACTCGATAGCAAAAAACCTCGCATTGAAAGACGCCCGGGAAATGAGACTTGAAAGACCTGATTTCCCAAGATACCACAGAATGTGGATCGACAATGGCGGAAAGAACATTGAGCTGGAGACACTTCCCGAATTGGAGAAGCGTTTGAACTGGCTCTTAAGACAACAAAACTAA
- a CDS encoding metallophosphoesterase: MRRDLTFLHTADWHADSDPVKQEKLIKSLEFITGYVAKNDVTAIIHAGDIWERKQSYTENSGVPIVIDYLRKMSKYVEHIFITKGNNHHDEPGSVALLHQIEPNIHAYERPAVLAVGKDQVTMLNGELNPYFQHPEYLISLVPYPTKAALVGDQSIDNNNTEFLEEFENIFEAIGTFKTSFPTLPHLLAFHGNVMGSRLSSGQSLLGQDIIVSPTTLRKAKADYYALGHIHLAQNIAEDIRYSGSIYNKSWGETEQKGFNIINFNEIDPDCYDMYIERVPIQGAKPMIKVEGKFENGVWIIDNCPLSDENVDFRFCYKVREEDLKLITPEKIQIVFDLLNKDTRIEREIIPMERESRSEKIMTCKSLYDEVLEYAAIVDVKVNGALKPKVAEIEA; encoded by the coding sequence ATGAGACGCGATTTGACATTCCTTCATACTGCGGACTGGCACGCTGACAGCGATCCCGTTAAGCAAGAGAAGCTGATCAAAAGCCTTGAGTTCATAACCGGTTATGTTGCCAAGAATGATGTAACGGCGATAATCCACGCCGGGGATATCTGGGAAAGGAAGCAGAGCTACACAGAAAACTCCGGAGTTCCGATTGTGATCGATTACTTAAGAAAAATGAGCAAGTATGTTGAGCATATCTTCATCACGAAGGGGAACAATCACCATGACGAGCCCGGTAGCGTTGCACTTCTTCACCAGATCGAACCCAACATTCACGCGTATGAAAGACCGGCTGTGTTGGCAGTCGGTAAAGATCAGGTGACAATGCTAAACGGTGAACTAAATCCCTACTTCCAACATCCTGAGTATCTGATTTCGCTCGTACCATATCCAACCAAAGCCGCATTGGTCGGCGATCAAAGCATTGATAATAATAACACAGAATTTCTTGAGGAGTTTGAAAACATTTTCGAGGCAATCGGGACCTTCAAGACGAGCTTCCCGACTCTTCCCCATCTGCTCGCATTTCATGGAAATGTGATGGGTTCGAGACTTTCATCAGGTCAGTCACTCCTCGGACAAGATATAATAGTCTCTCCCACCACACTTCGAAAAGCCAAAGCTGACTACTACGCACTTGGACACATTCACCTCGCCCAAAACATCGCAGAAGACATCAGGTATTCAGGCTCAATTTACAACAAGAGCTGGGGAGAGACAGAACAAAAAGGATTCAATATTATCAATTTTAATGAAATCGATCCTGATTGCTACGATATGTACATCGAGAGAGTACCGATACAAGGAGCCAAACCAATGATAAAAGTCGAAGGGAAGTTCGAAAACGGCGTCTGGATAATTGATAATTGCCCGCTGTCAGATGAGAATGTTGATTTCAGGTTTTGCTACAAAGTCAGAGAAGAGGACTTGAAGCTGATCACACCCGAGAAGATCCAGATCGTGTTCGACTTACTCAACAAAGATACGAGGATTGAAAGGGAAATCATTCCGATGGAGAGAGAGTCGAGGTCGGAGAAGATTATGACCTGCAAAAGTCTCTATGATGAAGTCCTCGAGTATGCGGCAATAGTTGATGTAAAAGTCAACGGAGCTTTGAAACCGAAAGTAGCGGAGATCGAGGCATGA